One stretch of Hydrogenovibrio kuenenii DSM 12350 DNA includes these proteins:
- the xthA gene encoding exodeoxyribonuclease III, translating to MKIVSFNVNSVRMRLHQIQALTDSQCPDIIGLQETKVQDHEFPIDDIEAMGYKAIFMGQKTHYGVAILYRDTVELVNAQYGWKTDDETAQKRMIIGDFKDSDGNEVRVINGYFPQGENRDHPVKFPAKEKFYQDLMHYLHTECSPEQKLVVMGDFNISPEDIDIGIGEPNRKRWLKTGKTSFLPEEREWWATLKNWGLKDTYRTIHPEDNNTFSWFDYRSKGFDDDPKRGLRIDTLLATEPLNACTVDSGVDYAVRGMEKPSDHAPVWSEFRL from the coding sequence ATGAAAATCGTTTCTTTCAACGTCAACAGTGTTCGCATGAGATTGCATCAGATTCAGGCGCTAACCGATAGTCAGTGCCCTGATATTATCGGGTTACAAGAAACCAAAGTACAAGATCATGAGTTCCCGATAGATGACATTGAAGCAATGGGCTATAAAGCCATTTTTATGGGGCAAAAAACGCATTATGGCGTAGCGATTTTGTATCGCGATACAGTTGAGTTAGTCAATGCGCAATACGGCTGGAAAACCGACGATGAAACTGCACAGAAGCGCATGATTATCGGCGACTTCAAAGATAGCGACGGTAATGAAGTTCGCGTTATCAACGGTTATTTCCCTCAGGGTGAAAACCGTGACCATCCGGTAAAATTTCCGGCAAAAGAAAAGTTTTATCAAGACCTGATGCATTACCTACACACGGAATGCTCGCCTGAGCAAAAGCTAGTGGTCATGGGCGACTTCAATATCTCGCCAGAAGACATTGATATCGGCATCGGTGAACCAAACCGTAAGCGCTGGCTAAAAACCGGTAAAACCAGTTTCTTACCTGAGGAGCGCGAGTGGTGGGCGACCTTAAAAAATTGGGGTCTGAAAGACACTTACCGCACCATCCACCCAGAAGATAACAATACGTTCAGCTGGTTTGATTACCGTTCAAAAGGTTTTGATGATGATCCGAAGCGTGGTCTTCGCATCGATACTTTACTGGCAACCGAACCACTAAATGCTTGCACGGTAGACAGCGGCGTCGACTATGCGGTACGAGGCATGGAAAAACCTTCGGATCACGCACCGGTTTGGAGCGAATTTCGCCTTTAA
- a CDS encoding NAD(P)H-flavin reductase, translating to MSQIFKVIQVEHFSTDTLQLILKPTQPFRYQAGDYLLLGFEQEDLKPFSIASSPRNDGHIELHIRKHEDNAWNQRLFTLEAGDEVLVEGPKPQYKLDDDLCEKQKPILFVAGGTGFAPLKALLDELLASGCSNPIQFYWGSRQKDDLYMRKQMIALAKHHANLDYIEVLSEPSETDTSLKGLVHKVVLEQHPSLADFRVYLCGPWPMVQAAKEEFAAAGLPDSQFN from the coding sequence ATGAGCCAAATTTTTAAAGTCATTCAGGTTGAACACTTTTCAACCGATACCTTGCAGCTGATTCTTAAGCCAACTCAGCCTTTTCGCTATCAGGCGGGAGACTATCTATTGCTTGGTTTCGAACAGGAAGATTTGAAACCCTTCTCTATTGCTTCGTCTCCGCGCAATGACGGTCATATTGAACTTCATATTCGCAAACATGAAGACAATGCGTGGAATCAACGTTTGTTCACACTGGAAGCTGGTGATGAAGTGTTGGTGGAAGGGCCGAAGCCACAATACAAGTTGGATGATGATCTTTGCGAAAAGCAAAAGCCTATCTTATTCGTTGCTGGCGGCACAGGGTTTGCCCCTTTGAAAGCGCTATTGGATGAATTACTGGCTTCAGGTTGTAGCAACCCTATTCAGTTCTACTGGGGTTCGCGCCAGAAGGATGATCTCTATATGCGCAAGCAAATGATTGCACTTGCGAAACACCATGCTAATTTGGATTATATCGAAGTCTTATCTGAACCTTCAGAAACAGACACAAGCCTGAAGGGCTTGGTTCATAAAGTCGTGCTAGAACAACACCCCAGCCTGGCAGATTTTCGTGTCTATCTGTGTGGCCCTTGGCCAATGGTACAAGCAGCTAAAGAAGAGTTTGCCGCTGCGGGATTACCGGATTCACAATTTAATTAA